A portion of the Fusobacterium nucleatum genome contains these proteins:
- a CDS encoding MFS transporter: MQSKESNIKLLLLGRVVSLFGNTIYLIVLPLYILNITQNLKTTGIFFASINLPTIIISPLIGTLIEKFNKKNIILICDFLTSMLYFIPFLYFKNSNSVIFLLIVSLILNIISKFFEIASKVLFSEINTPETLEKYNGLQSFLENAVMIFGPVVGTYLFATFTFNFVLIIISLAYFLSFLQELFIKYEKNTNLSKEKSSFFKDFKEGISYIKSKKIIFNFFILAMFLNFFIANNDEIINPGILIKKYQISEKLFGFSVACYGLGSVVAGYLSSYIGADVTYIIDNVAIIIIVFLVFKNIERDC, from the coding sequence GTGCAGAGCAAAGAAAGTAATATAAAACTGTTATTATTAGGTAGAGTAGTATCCTTATTTGGAAATACAATTTATCTGATAGTTTTACCATTGTATATATTAAATATTACTCAAAATTTAAAAACAACAGGTATTTTCTTTGCTTCTATTAACCTTCCTACAATAATTATTTCACCACTTATAGGAACATTAATAGAGAAATTTAATAAAAAGAATATAATTTTGATATGTGATTTTCTAACCTCAATGTTATATTTTATTCCATTTTTATATTTTAAAAATTCTAATTCGGTAATTTTTTTACTTATAGTTTCATTAATTTTAAATATTATTTCAAAATTTTTTGAGATAGCCTCTAAGGTATTATTTTCAGAAATTAATACTCCTGAAACACTTGAAAAATATAATGGTTTACAAAGTTTTTTAGAAAATGCAGTTATGATTTTTGGACCAGTTGTTGGAACTTATCTATTTGCTACATTTACTTTTAATTTTGTTTTGATAATTATATCCTTAGCTTATTTTTTATCGTTTTTACAAGAACTATTTATAAAATATGAAAAAAATACTAATTTATCAAAAGAAAAATCAAGTTTCTTTAAAGATTTTAAAGAAGGAATAAGCTATATAAAGAGTAAAAAAATTATTTTTAATTTTTTTATATTAGCTATGTTTTTAAATTTTTTTATAGCAAATAATGATGAGATAATTAATCCTGGAATTTTAATAAAAAAATATCAAATATCTGAAAAATTATTTGGATTTTCAGTTGCTTGTTATGGACTAGGAAGTGTAGTTGCAGGTTATTTATCATCATATATTGGTGCTGATGTTACATATATAATTGATAATGTAGCTATTATAATTATAGTATTTTTAGTTTTTAAAAATATAGAAAGGGATTGTTAA
- a CDS encoding L-lactate dehydrogenase, producing the protein MLQTRKVGIVGIGHVGSHCALSMLLQGVCDEMVLMDIIPEKAKAHAIDCMDTISFLPHRAIIRDGGIQELSKMDVIVISVGSLTKNEQRLEELKGSLEAIKSFVPDVVKAGFNGIFVTITNPVDIVTYFVRELSGFPKNRVIGTGTGLDSARLKRILSEVTNIDSQVIQAYMLGEHGDTQIANFSSATIQGVPFLDYMKTHPEQFKGVELSVLEKQVVRTAWDIISGKNCTEFGIGCTCSNLVKAIFHNERRVLPCSAYLNGEYGHSGFYTGVPAIIGSNGVEEILELPLDERERKGFEDACAVMKKYIEVGKSYKIV; encoded by the coding sequence ATGTTACAAACAAGAAAAGTTGGAATTGTTGGAATTGGTCATGTTGGAAGTCATTGTGCCTTATCTATGTTATTACAAGGTGTATGTGATGAAATGGTTTTAATGGATATTATTCCAGAAAAAGCAAAAGCTCATGCAATAGATTGTATGGACACTATAAGTTTTCTTCCTCATAGAGCTATTATTCGTGATGGAGGAATTCAAGAGCTTTCAAAAATGGATGTAATCGTAATCAGTGTTGGAAGTTTAACAAAAAATGAACAAAGATTGGAAGAATTAAAAGGCTCATTAGAAGCTATAAAAAGTTTTGTTCCTGATGTTGTAAAAGCAGGATTTAATGGAATTTTTGTTACAATAACTAATCCAGTTGATATAGTAACTTATTTTGTAAGAGAGCTTTCAGGCTTCCCTAAAAACAGAGTTATTGGAACAGGAACAGGTCTAGATAGTGCAAGGTTAAAAAGAATTTTAAGTGAAGTTACAAATATTGATAGCCAAGTTATTCAAGCATACATGTTAGGAGAACATGGAGATACACAAATAGCAAACTTTTCAAGTGCTACAATACAAGGAGTTCCATTTTTAGATTATATGAAAACTCATCCAGAACAATTTAAAGGAGTAGAACTTTCTGTTTTAGAAAAACAAGTAGTTAGAACAGCTTGGGATATTATTTCTGGAAAAAATTGTACAGAGTTTGGAATAGGTTGTACTTGCTCTAATTTAGTGAAAGCAATTTTCCATAATGAAAGAAGAGTTTTACCATGTAGTGCTTATTTAAATGGTGAATATGGACATTCAGGTTTCTATACAGGAGTTCCAGCCATTATTGGAAGTAATGGAGTAGAAGAAATCTTAGAGCTTCCTTTAGATGAAAGAGAAAGAAAAGGCTTTGAAGATGCTTGTGCTGTAATGAAAAAATATATTGAGGTTGGAAAATCTTATAAAATAGTATAA
- the nifJ gene encoding pyruvate:ferredoxin (flavodoxin) oxidoreductase, with the protein MAKKMQTMDGNQAAAYASYAFTEVAGIYPITPSSPMAEYTDEWAAKGMKNIFGVPVKLVEMQSEGGAAGTVHGSLQAGALTTTYTASQGLLLKIPNMYKIAGELLPGVIHVSARSLSAQALSIFGDHQDIYAARQTGFAMLATNSVQEVMDLAGVAHLSALKSRVPFLHFFDGFRTSHEIQKVEVMDYEDLKKLVDWKALEGFRKRALNPEHPVTRGTAQNDDIYFQAREVQNKFYDAVPDIVADYMKEISKITGREYKPFNYYGAPDAERVIIAMGSVCEAAQEVIDYLVEKGEKVGLISVHLFRPFSAKYFFDILPKTAKRISVLDRTKEPGSLGEPLLLDIKALFYNKENAPLIVGGRYGLSSKDTTPAQIKAVFDNLAKDTPKDAFTVGIVDDVTHTSLEVGPAMALADPTTKACLFYGLGADGTVGANKNSIKIIGDKTDLYAQGYFAYDSKKSGGVTRSHLRFGKKPIRSTYLVSRPTFVACSVPAYLNQYDMTSGLKEGGKFLLNCVWTKEEAIANIPNNVKRDLAKNKARLFIINATALAQEIGLGQRTNTIMQAAFFKLAEIIPFEEAQQYMKDYAKKSYAKKGDEIVQLNYNAIDRGANDIIEIEVDPAWANLEVTPLNEPKETTGCAYCQPDTEFVKKIVRPVNAIKGYDLPVSAFLGYEDGTFENGTSAFEKRGVAVDVPIWNVDKCIQCNQCSYVCPHAAIRPFLINEDELKAAPNSFATKKATGKGLDELVYRIQVSALDCVGCGSCANVCPANALDMRPIAESLETHEDINTNYLYNNVEYRSNLMPLDTVKGSQFSQPLFEFHGACPGCGETPYIKLITQLYGDRMMVANATGCSSIYSGSAPATPYTTNKNGEGPSWGSSLFEDNAEYGFGMHVGVEALRFRIQHTMEENMDKVDEDIATLFKDWIANRQYSVRTREVRDILVPKLEALGTDFAKEILDLKQYLVKKSQWIIGGDGWAYDIGYGGLDHVLASNEDINVLVMDTEVYSNTGGQASKATPTGSVAKFAAAGKPVKKKDLAAIAMSYGHIYVAQVSMGANQQQFIKAVKEAEAHQGPSIIIAYSPCINHGIKKGMSKSQTEMKLATECGYWPIFRYNPSLEKIGKNPLQIDSKEPKWEKYEEYLTGEVRYQTLAKSNPEEAKNLFETNKKDAQKRWRQYKRMAALDYSEEKEAE; encoded by the coding sequence ATGGCAAAAAAAATGCAAACTATGGACGGAAACCAAGCTGCTGCATACGCATCTTACGCTTTTACAGAAGTGGCAGGAATTTATCCTATAACACCATCTTCACCAATGGCTGAATATACAGATGAATGGGCAGCAAAAGGAATGAAAAATATTTTTGGAGTTCCAGTAAAATTAGTTGAAATGCAATCAGAAGGAGGAGCTGCTGGAACAGTTCACGGGTCTTTACAAGCTGGGGCATTAACAACAACTTATACTGCATCACAAGGATTACTTTTAAAAATTCCTAATATGTATAAAATAGCTGGTGAATTATTACCAGGTGTTATACATGTATCTGCAAGATCATTATCTGCACAAGCATTATCAATCTTTGGTGACCACCAAGATATTTATGCAGCAAGACAAACTGGATTTGCTATGCTTGCAACAAATTCAGTACAAGAAGTAATGGATTTAGCTGGTGTAGCTCACTTATCAGCATTGAAGTCAAGAGTACCATTTTTACACTTCTTTGATGGATTTAGAACTTCTCATGAAATTCAAAAAGTAGAAGTAATGGATTATGAAGATTTAAAGAAATTAGTAGATTGGAAAGCATTAGAAGGATTTAGAAAAAGAGCATTAAATCCTGAACATCCAGTAACAAGAGGTACAGCACAAAATGATGATATTTACTTCCAAGCAAGAGAAGTACAAAACAAATTTTATGATGCTGTTCCAGATATAGTTGCTGACTATATGAAAGAAATATCAAAAATTACAGGAAGAGAATACAAACCATTTAATTATTATGGTGCTCCAGATGCTGAAAGAGTTATAATTGCAATGGGATCAGTATGTGAAGCAGCACAGGAAGTTATAGATTACTTAGTAGAAAAAGGAGAAAAAGTTGGTTTAATATCTGTACATTTATTTAGACCTTTCTCTGCTAAATATTTCTTTGATATTTTACCAAAAACAGCAAAAAGAATTTCAGTTTTAGATAGAACTAAAGAACCTGGTTCATTAGGAGAACCTTTATTACTTGATATAAAAGCATTGTTCTATAATAAAGAAAATGCTCCATTAATAGTTGGTGGAAGATATGGGTTGTCTTCAAAAGATACAACTCCAGCTCAAATAAAAGCTGTATTTGATAACCTTGCAAAAGATACACCTAAAGATGCATTTACAGTTGGTATAGTAGATGATGTAACTCATACTTCACTTGAAGTAGGACCAGCTATGGCACTTGCAGATCCAACAACAAAAGCATGTTTATTCTATGGATTAGGAGCAGATGGAACAGTTGGAGCAAATAAAAACTCTATTAAAATAATTGGAGATAAGACTGACTTGTATGCACAAGGATATTTTGCTTATGACTCTAAAAAATCAGGAGGAGTTACTAGATCTCACTTAAGATTTGGTAAAAAACCTATTAGATCAACTTATTTAGTATCAAGACCAACATTTGTTGCTTGTTCAGTTCCAGCATATTTAAACCAATATGATATGACATCTGGACTTAAAGAAGGTGGAAAATTCTTATTGAACTGTGTATGGACAAAAGAAGAAGCAATAGCTAATATACCAAATAATGTAAAAAGAGATTTGGCTAAAAATAAAGCAAGATTATTTATTATAAATGCTACTGCTCTTGCACAAGAAATTGGTTTAGGACAAAGAACAAATACGATAATGCAAGCAGCTTTCTTCAAATTAGCTGAAATTATTCCTTTTGAAGAAGCACAACAATATATGAAAGATTATGCTAAAAAATCTTATGCTAAAAAAGGTGATGAAATAGTTCAACTTAACTATAATGCAATAGATAGAGGAGCAAACGATATTATTGAAATAGAAGTTGATCCAGCATGGGCAAATCTTGAAGTAACCCCACTAAATGAGCCTAAAGAAACAACAGGTTGTGCTTATTGTCAACCTGACACAGAATTTGTTAAGAAAATAGTAAGACCAGTAAATGCAATAAAAGGTTATGATTTACCAGTATCAGCTTTCTTAGGATATGAAGATGGTACTTTTGAAAATGGTACTTCTGCATTTGAAAAAAGAGGAGTTGCAGTAGATGTTCCTATTTGGAATGTTGATAAATGTATACAATGTAACCAATGTTCTTATGTGTGTCCACATGCTGCAATAAGACCATTCTTAATAAATGAAGATGAATTAAAAGCTGCTCCAAATTCTTTTGCTACAAAGAAAGCAACAGGAAAAGGATTAGATGAATTAGTATATAGAATACAAGTATCAGCTCTTGATTGTGTTGGTTGTGGATCTTGTGCTAATGTTTGTCCTGCAAATGCTTTAGATATGAGACCAATAGCTGAATCATTAGAAACACATGAAGACATAAATACAAATTATTTATATAATAATGTTGAATATAGAAGTAATTTAATGCCACTTGATACTGTAAAAGGTTCTCAATTCTCTCAACCATTATTTGAATTCCATGGAGCATGTCCTGGTTGTGGAGAAACACCTTATATTAAATTGATAACTCAATTATATGGAGATAGAATGATGGTTGCAAATGCAACTGGATGTTCTTCAATTTATTCAGGTTCTGCTCCTGCAACTCCATATACAACTAATAAAAATGGTGAAGGACCATCTTGGGGATCTTCATTATTTGAAGACAATGCTGAATATGGATTTGGTATGCATGTAGGAGTTGAAGCATTAAGATTTAGAATTCAACATACTATGGAAGAAAATATGGATAAAGTTGATGAAGATATAGCTACTTTATTCAAAGATTGGATAGCAAATAGACAATATTCTGTAAGAACAAGAGAAGTTAGAGATATTCTTGTTCCAAAATTAGAAGCATTAGGAACAGATTTTGCAAAAGAAATCTTGGATTTAAAACAATATCTAGTTAAAAAATCTCAATGGATAATTGGTGGAGATGGATGGGCTTATGATATTGGTTATGGTGGACTTGATCATGTGCTTGCATCTAATGAAGATATAAATGTATTAGTAATGGATACAGAAGTTTATTCAAATACTGGTGGACAAGCATCAAAAGCTACACCTACTGGATCAGTTGCTAAGTTTGCAGCAGCAGGAAAACCAGTTAAGAAAAAAGATTTAGCTGCAATAGCAATGTCTTATGGACATATTTATGTAGCACAAGTTTCTATGGGAGCTAATCAACAACAATTTATTAAAGCTGTTAAGGAAGCAGAAGCTCACCAAGGACCTTCAATAATTATTGCATACTCACCTTGTATCAACCATGGTATTAAGAAAGGTATGTCAAAGTCTCAAACTGAAATGAAACTTGCTACTGAATGTGGATATTGGCCAATATTTAGATATAACCCATCACTAGAAAAAATAGGTAAGAATCCTTTACAAATAGATTCTAAAGAACCTAAATGGGAAAAATATGAAGAATATCTAACTGGTGAAGTAAGATATCAAACTCTAGCAAAATCAAATCCAGAAGAAGCTAAAAATTTATTTGAAACAAATAAAAAAGATGCTCAAAAGAGATGGAGACAATATAAGAGAATGGCTGCACTAGATTATAGTGAAGAAAAAGAAGCTGAATAA
- a CDS encoding acetate/propionate family kinase, translating into MKILVINCGSSSLKYQLINPETEEVFAKGLCERIGIDGSKLEYEVVAKDFEKKLETPMPSHKEALELVISHLTDKEIGVIASVDEVDAIGHRVVHGGEEFAQSVLINDAVLKAIEANNDLAPLHNPANLMGIRTCMELMPGKKNVAVFDTAFHQTMKPEAFMYPLPYEDYKELKVRKYGFHGTSHLYVSGIMREIMGNPEHSKIIVCHLGNGASITAVKDGKSVDTSMGLTPLQGLMMGTRCGDIDPAAVLFVKNKRGLTDAQMDDRMNKKSGILGLFGKSSDCRDLENAVVEGDERAILAESVSMHRLRSYIGAYAAIMGGVDAICFTGGIGENSSMTREKALEGLEFLGVELDKEINSVRKKGNVKLSKDSSKVLIYKIPTNEELVIARDTFRLAK; encoded by the coding sequence ATGAAAATACTAGTAATAAATTGTGGAAGTTCTTCATTAAAATACCAATTAATAAATCCAGAAACTGAAGAAGTTTTCGCAAAAGGACTTTGTGAAAGAATTGGAATAGATGGTTCTAAGTTGGAATACGAAGTTGTAGCAAAAGATTTTGAAAAAAAATTAGAAACTCCTATGCCAAGCCACAAAGAAGCATTAGAATTAGTAATATCTCATTTAACTGATAAAGAAATAGGAGTTATAGCCTCAGTAGATGAAGTTGATGCAATAGGACATAGGGTAGTACATGGAGGGGAAGAATTTGCACAATCAGTTTTAATTAATGATGCTGTTTTAAAAGCTATTGAAGCAAATAATGACCTAGCTCCTTTACATAATCCAGCAAATTTAATGGGAATAAGAACTTGTATGGAACTTATGCCCGGTAAGAAAAATGTCGCTGTATTTGATACTGCTTTCCACCAAACTATGAAACCAGAAGCATTTATGTATCCATTACCATATGAAGATTATAAAGAATTAAAAGTTAGAAAATATGGTTTCCATGGAACATCTCACTTGTATGTATCTGGAATTATGAGAGAAATTATGGGAAATCCTGAACATTCAAAAATAATTGTTTGTCACTTAGGAAATGGAGCATCAATAACTGCTGTTAAAGATGGAAAGTCAGTTGATACTTCAATGGGATTAACTCCTCTACAAGGTTTAATGATGGGAACAAGATGTGGAGATATAGATCCTGCAGCTGTACTATTTGTTAAAAATAAAAGAGGGCTTACAGATGCTCAAATGGATGATAGAATGAATAAAAAATCTGGAATTCTTGGATTATTTGGAAAATCATCTGATTGTAGAGACTTAGAAAATGCAGTTGTTGAAGGAGATGAAAGAGCAATACTTGCTGAAAGCGTTTCTATGCATAGATTAAGATCATATATAGGTGCTTATGCAGCTATTATGGGTGGAGTAGATGCTATATGCTTTACAGGAGGAATTGGAGAAAATTCTTCAATGACAAGAGAAAAAGCATTAGAAGGTTTAGAATTTTTAGGTGTAGAATTAGATAAAGAAATTAACTCAGTTAGAAAAAAAGGAAATGTAAAATTATCTAAGGATAGTTCAAAAGTTTTAATATATAAAATACCTACTAATGAAGAATTAGTAATAGCAAGAGATACTTTTAGACTAGCAAAATAA
- the pta gene encoding phosphate acetyltransferase, with protein MSFLGQVRKKALQANRRIVLPESSDERIIRATSQILKEGLAQVVLVGNQEAIMHSAKAYEVSLSGAKIVDPYNFERLNDYINKLVELRAKKGMTPEEAKKILLNDPTFFGAMLVRMGDADGMVSGSASPTANVLRAAIQVIGTQPGVKTVSSVFIMELSQFKDLFGSILVFGDCSVIPFPTSEQLADIATSAAETAIKIAGINPRVALMTFSTKGSAKHECVDRVIEAGHILRERKVQFRFDAELQADAALVKSIGEIKAPLSDVSGNANVLIFPTLSAGNIGYKLVQRLAGANAYGPIIQGLNAPVNDLSRGCSVEDIVVLTAITSAQACIDC; from the coding sequence ATGAGTTTTTTAGGGCAAGTTAGAAAAAAGGCCTTACAAGCAAACAGAAGAATAGTTTTACCTGAATCAAGTGATGAAAGAATAATCCGAGCAACTTCTCAAATTTTAAAAGAAGGTTTAGCTCAAGTTGTTCTTGTAGGAAATCAAGAAGCAATAATGCATAGTGCAAAGGCTTATGAAGTTTCATTAAGTGGAGCCAAAATTGTAGATCCTTATAATTTTGAAAGATTAAATGACTATATTAATAAGTTAGTTGAATTAAGAGCTAAAAAAGGGATGACTCCTGAAGAAGCAAAAAAAATATTATTAAATGATCCTACTTTTTTTGGAGCTATGTTAGTAAGAATGGGAGATGCTGATGGAATGGTATCTGGATCTGCATCACCAACTGCAAATGTATTAAGAGCAGCAATTCAAGTTATAGGGACTCAACCAGGAGTAAAGACAGTTTCATCTGTTTTCATTATGGAATTATCTCAATTTAAAGATTTATTTGGAAGTATCTTAGTATTTGGAGATTGTTCAGTTATTCCATTCCCAACTTCAGAACAATTGGCTGATATTGCTACTTCTGCAGCTGAAACAGCAATTAAAATAGCAGGGATAAATCCAAGAGTAGCATTGATGACATTCTCAACAAAAGGTTCAGCAAAACATGAATGTGTGGATAGAGTTATAGAAGCAGGACATATTTTAAGAGAAAGAAAAGTACAATTTAGATTTGATGCTGAATTACAAGCAGATGCGGCTTTAGTAAAATCTATTGGAGAAATAAAGGCTCCTTTATCTGATGTATCTGGTAATGCAAATGTCTTAATATTCCCTACATTATCTGCTGGAAATATTGGATATAAGTTGGTTCAAAGATTAGCAGGAGCTAATGCTTATGGACCAATTATCCAAGGATTAAATGCACCAGTAAATGATTTATCAAGAGGATGTTCAGTTGAAGATATAGTTGTATTAACTGCTATTACTTCTGCACAAGCTTGTATAGATTGTTAA
- the cas2 gene encoding CRISPR-associated endonuclease Cas2: MKRNINLFKCGGDKMYVVVVYDISLDEKGSRNWRKIFGICKRYLHHIQNSVFEGELSEVDIQRLKYEVSKYIRDDLDSFIIFKSRNERWMEKEMLGLQEDKTDNFL; encoded by the coding sequence GTGAAAAGAAATATAAATCTTTTCAAATGTGGTGGTGATAAAATGTATGTAGTTGTAGTGTATGATATTTCATTGGATGAAAAAGGTAGTCGGAATTGGAGAAAAATTTTTGGAATTTGTAAAAGATATCTTCACCATATTCAAAATTCTGTCTTTGAAGGAGAATTATCAGAAGTTGATATTCAAAGATTAAAATATGAAGTTTCAAAATATATTAGAGATGATTTAGATTCTTTTATAATTTTTAAATCAAGAAATGAAAGATGGATGGAAAAAGAAATGTTAGGTTTACAAGAAGATAAAACTGATAATTTCTTATAA
- the cas1b gene encoding type I-B CRISPR-associated endonuclease Cas1b, producing MKRSFFLYSNGTLKRKDNTITFINEKDEKRDIPIEMVDDFYVMSEMNFNTKFINYISQFGIPIHFFNYYTFYTGSFYPREMNISGQLLVKQVEHYTNEQKRVEIAREFIEGASFNIYRNLRYYNGRGKDLKLYMDQIEELRKHLKEVNNVEELMGYEGNIRKIYYEAWNIIVNQEIDFEKRVKNPPDNMINSLISFVNTLFYTKVLGEIYKTQLNPTVSYLHQPSTRRFSLSLDISEVFKPLIVDRLIFSLLNKNQITEKSFVKDFEYLRLKEDVSKLIVQEFEDRLKQIITHKDLNRKISYQYLVRLECYKLIKHLLGEKKYKSFQMWW from the coding sequence ATGAAAAGAAGTTTTTTTCTTTATAGCAATGGAACATTGAAAAGAAAAGATAATACTATAACATTTATTAATGAAAAAGATGAAAAAAGAGATATTCCTATTGAAATGGTAGATGATTTTTATGTTATGTCTGAAATGAATTTCAATACTAAATTTATCAATTATATATCCCAATTTGGTATTCCAATACATTTTTTTAATTATTATACTTTTTATACAGGAAGTTTTTATCCAAGAGAAATGAATATTTCAGGACAACTTTTAGTAAAACAAGTTGAGCATTATACAAATGAACAAAAAAGAGTAGAGATAGCTAGGGAATTTATAGAAGGTGCTTCATTTAATATTTATCGTAATTTGAGATACTATAATGGTAGAGGAAAAGATTTAAAACTCTATATGGATCAAATAGAAGAACTTAGAAAGCATTTAAAAGAAGTAAATAATGTTGAAGAATTAATGGGATATGAAGGAAACATTAGAAAAATTTATTATGAGGCTTGGAATATTATTGTAAATCAAGAAATAGATTTTGAAAAGAGAGTTAAAAATCCTCCTGATAATATGATTAATTCTTTAATATCATTTGTAAATACTCTTTTTTATACAAAGGTATTAGGAGAAATTTATAAGACACAACTAAATCCAACAGTTAGTTACTTACATCAACCTAGTACAAGAAGATTTTCTCTTTCACTTGATATTTCAGAAGTATTTAAACCATTGATAGTGGACAGATTAATTTTTTCATTATTAAATAAAAATCAAATTACAGAGAAAAGTTTTGTGAAAGATTTTGAATATTTAAGATTAAAAGAAGATGTTTCTAAACTTATTGTTCAAGAATTTGAAGATAGATTAAAACAAATAATAACTCATAAGGATTTAAATAGAAAAATATCTTATCAATATTTAGTGAGACTGGAATGTTATAAACTTATTAAACATTTATTAGGTGAAAAGAAATATAAATCTTTTCAAATGTGGTGGTGA
- the cas4 gene encoding CRISPR-associated protein Cas4 produces MDKNITGLMVYYYEVCKRKLWYFVNEIQLEENNSNVILGKLLEENTYTRDEKKINIDGIINIDFIRSKKVLHEIKKSNSIEPASLLQVQYYLYYLEKKGLIGLKGILDYPLLKQTVEVNLTDKDRENLDNIIIGIKEILRKESPPALEKKSICKKCAYFDLCFV; encoded by the coding sequence ATGGACAAGAATATAACTGGATTGATGGTTTATTATTATGAAGTCTGTAAAAGAAAGTTATGGTATTTTGTAAATGAAATTCAACTTGAAGAAAATAATTCAAATGTTATTTTAGGAAAACTTTTAGAAGAAAATACTTATACCAGAGATGAGAAAAAAATTAATATAGATGGGATTATAAATATTGATTTTATCCGTTCAAAAAAGGTATTACACGAAATTAAGAAAAGTAATTCAATAGAACCTGCTTCTTTATTGCAGGTTCAATATTATTTGTATTATTTAGAGAAAAAAGGATTAATTGGATTAAAAGGAATTTTGGATTATCCACTATTAAAGCAAACAGTTGAAGTTAATTTAACAGATAAAGACAGAGAAAATTTAGATAATATAATAATAGGAATAAAAGAAATTTTAAGGAAGGAAAGCCCTCCAGCATTAGAGAAAAAAAGTATTTGTAAAAAATGTGCTTATTTTGATTTATGTTTTGTATAG